The following proteins come from a genomic window of Prionailurus viverrinus isolate Anna chromosome D1, UM_Priviv_1.0, whole genome shotgun sequence:
- the SRPRA gene encoding signal recognition particle receptor subunit alpha, whose protein sequence is MLDFFTIFSKGGLVLWCFQGVSDSCTGPVNALIRSVLLQERGGNNSFTHEALTLKYKLDNQFELVFVVGFQKILTLTYVDKLIDDVHRLFRDKYRTEIQQQSALSLLNGTFDFQNDFLRLLREAEESSKIRAPTTMKKFEDSEKAKKPVRSMIETRGEKPKEKAKNSKKNKGAKKESSDGPLVTSKAVPAEKSGLLVGPENGVELSKEELIRRKREEFIQKHGRGMEKSSKSMKSDAPKEKGKKAPRVWALGGCANKEVLDYSTPTTNGAPEVAPPEDINLIRGTGPGGQLQDLDCSSSEDEAATQNSTKPSATKGTLGGMFGMLKGLVGSKSLSRADMESVLDKMRDHLIAKNVAADIAVQLCESVANKLEGKVMGTFSTVTSTVKQALQESLVQILQPQRRVDMLRDIMDAQRHQRPYVVTFCGVNGVGKSTNLAKISFWLLENGFSVLIAACDTFRAGAVEQLRTHTRRLSALHPPENHGGRTMVQLFEKGYGKDAAGIAMEAIAFARNQGFDVVLVDTAGRMQDNAPLMTALAKLITVNTPDLVLFVGEALVGNEAVDQLVKFNRALADHSMAQTPRLIDGIVLTKFDTIDDKVGAAISMTYITSKPIVFVGTGQTYCDLRSLNAKAVVAALMKA, encoded by the exons ATGCTCGACTTCTTCACCATTTTCTCCAAAGGCGGGCTTGTGCTCTGGTGCTTCCAGGGCGTGAGCGACTCATGCACCGGGCCCGTTAATGCGTTGATTCGTTCTGTGCTGCTGCAG gaaagGGGAGGTAACAACTCCTTCACCCATGAGGCACTCACACTCAAGTACAAATTGGACAACCAGTTTGAGCTGGTGTTTGTG GTTGGTTTTCAGAAGATCCTCACGCTGACGTATGTAGACAAATTGATAGATGATGTGCACCGGCTGTTTCGGGACAAGTACCGTACAGAGATCCAACAGCAAAGTGCTCTAAGTCTATTGAATGGCACTTTTGATTTCCAAAATGACTTCCTGCGGCTCCTTCG TGAAGCAGAGGAGAGCAGTAAGATCCGTGCTCCCACAACCATGAAGAAATTTGAAGATTCTGAAAAGGCCAAGAAACCTGTGAGGTCCATGATTGAGACACGGGgtgaaaaacccaaagaaaaagcaaagaacagcaaaaaaaacaAGGGGGCCAAGAAGGAga GTTCTGATGGCCCTTTGGTTACCAGCAAAGCTGTCCCTGCTGAAAAGTCCGGTCTCctggtggggcctgagaatgGGGTAGAACTTTCCAAAGAAGAGCTGATACGTAGGAAGCGAGAGGAATTCATTCAGAAGCATGGGAGAGGTATGGAGAAGTCCAG CAAGTCCATGAAATCAGATGCTCCAAAGGAGAAGGGCAAAAAAGCACCCCGGgtgtgggctctgggtggctgtGCAAACAAGGAAGTCTTGGATTATAGCACCCCCACCACCAACGGAGCTCCTGAGGTTGCCCCACCTGAGGATATCAACTTG ATTCGAGGTACTGGGCCTGGGGGGCAGCTTCAGGATCTGGACTGCAGCAGCTCAGAGGATGAGGCGGCCACTCAAAACTCCACCAAACCTAG TGCTACCAAGGGAACTCTGGGTGGCATGTTTGGGATGCTGAAGGGCCTTGTGGGGTCCAAGAGCTTGAGTCGTGCAGACATGGAATCTGTGCTGGACAAGATGCGTGATCATCTCATTG CTAAGAATGTGGCAGCAGACATTGCAGTCCAGCTCTGTGAATCTGTGGCCAACAAGTTGGAAGGGAAGGTGATGGGGACATTCAGCA CGGTGACTTCCACAGTAAAGCAAGCCCTACAGGAGTCCCTGGTACAGATTCTGCAGCCACAGCGTCGTGTTGACATGCTGCGGGATATCATGGATGCCCAGCGTCATCAGCGCCCTTACGTTGTCACCTTCTGCGGTGTTAATGGAGTGGGGAAGTCTACTAATCTTGCCAAG ATTTCTTTCTGGCTGTTAGAGAATGGCTTCAGTGTCCTCATTGCGGCCTGTGACACATTTCGTGCCGGGGCCGTGGAGCAGCTGCGTACACACACCCGGCGTTTGAGTGCCCTACACCCCCCAGAGAATCACGGTGGCCGCACTATGGTGCAGTTGTTTGAAAAGGGCTACGGCAAGGACGCTGCTGGAATCGCCATGGAAGCGATTGCCTTTG cacGTAACCAAGGCTTTGATGTGGTGCTGGTGGACACAGCTGGCCGCATGCAAGACAATGCCCCTCTGATGACTGCCCTGGCTAAGCTCATTACTGTCAACACACCCGACTTGGTGCTGTTTGTGGGGGAGGCCTTAGTAGGCAATGAGGCCGTGGACCAGCTG GTCAAATTCAACAGAGCCTTGGCTGACCATTCTATGGCTCAAACACCTCGGCTCATTGATGGCATCGTCCTTACCAAATTTGATACCATTGATGACAAG GTGGGAGCTGCTATTTCTATGACCTACATCACAAGCAAACCCATCGTCTTTGTGGGCACTGGCCAGACCTACTGTGACCTACGCAGTCTCAACGCTAAGGCTGTGGTGGCTGCCCTCATGAAGGCTTAA
- the FOXRED1 gene encoding FAD-dependent oxidoreductase domain-containing protein 1 isoform X1 translates to MLRRTLLLGLGRGPLGRGLGTHRGGSILGKVEGRGGYCGSWMAPSSSSVTFRTQDPAHDVKTVGRLGGGDRDGKMSEIKKKIQSILPGGDWNPLYDTSYLPPESSDVVIVGGGVLGLSVAYWLKKLEKPRGAIRVLVVERDHTYSRASTVLSVGGIRQQFSVPENVQLSLFSIDFLRNINEYLAVADDPPLDIQFNPSGYLLLASEKGAAIMENNVKVQRQEGAKVCLMSPEQLRNKFPWINTEGVALASYGMEHEGWFDPWCLLQGLRRKVQSMGVLFCRGEVTRFVSSSNLMKTAGGEEVNLKRIHEVHVKIDQSLEYQPVECAIVVNAAGAWSGQVAELAGIGKGPPGTLQGTKLPVELRKRYVYLWHCPQGPGLETPFVIDPSGTYFRREGLGHNYLGGCSPTEEEEPDPGNLEVDHDFFQDRVWPPLAQRVPAFETLKVRSAWAGYYDYNTFDQNGVVGPHPLVINMYFATGFSGHGLQQAPAVGRAVAEMVLEGHFQTINLSSFLFSRFYSGEKVQEHNII, encoded by the exons ATGCTTCGCAGGACGTTGCTTTTGGGCTTGGGCCGGGGCCCCTTGGGCCGGGGTCTAGGCACACACAGAGGAGGCTCTATTCTGGGTAAAGTTGAGGGCCGCGGAGGGTATTGTGGTTCTTGGATGGCCCCAAgctccagctctgtgaccttccGGACTCAGGACCCGGCCCACGACGTAAAGACAGTGGGTcggctgggaggagggg ACCGAGATGGAAAGATGTCTGAGATCAAGAAGAAGATCCAGTCAATCCTTCCCGGCGGGGACTGGAATCCACTGTACGACACCAGCTACCTGCCCCCTGAGAGCTCGGATGTGGTgattgtggggggtggggtgcttgGCCTGTCCGTGGCCTATTGGCTGAAGAAGTTGGAGAAGCCACGAGGTGCCATTCGAGTGCTGGTGGTGGAACGGGACCACACG TATTCCCGGGCCTCCACTGTGCTTTCCGTGGGCGGGATTCGTCAGCAGTTCTCGGTGCCTGAGAACGTCCAGCTCTCCCTCTTTTCAATTGACTTTCTACGGAACATCAAT GAGTACCTGGCTGTAGCTGATGACCCTCCCCTGGACATCCAGTTCAACCCATCAGGTTATCTCTTGCTGGCTTCAGAAAAGGGTGCTGCCATCATGGAGAACAACGTGAAGGtgcagag GCAGGAAGGAGCCAAAGTTTGCCTGATGTCTCCTGAGCAGCTTCGGAACAAATTTCCCTGGATAAACACAGAGGGCGTGGCTTTGGCATCTTATG GGATGGAGCACGAAGGTTGGTTTGACCCCTGGTGTCTGCTCCAGGGGCTTCGGCGAAAGGTCCAGTCCATGGGGGTCCTCTTCTGCCGCGGAGAGGTGACAC GTTTCGTGTCTTCGTCTAACCTCATGAAGACTGCAGGTGGGGAAGAAGTGAATTTGAAAAGGATCCACGAAGTTCAT GTGAAGATAGACCAAAGCCTGGAGTACCAGCCCGTGGAATGTGCCATAGTGGTCAACGCAGCAGGGGCCTGGTCTGGCCAGGTTGCAGAGCTGGCTGGCATTGGGAAGGGGCCACCTGGCACCCTCCAAGGCACCAAGCTACCTGTGGAGCTGAGAAAAAG GTACGTGTACTTGTGGCACTGCCCCCAGGGACCAGGCCTGGAGACCCCATTCGTTATAGACCCCAGTGGAACCTATTTCCGCCGAGAAGGATTAGGCCATAACTACCTGGGTGGCTGTAGCCCCACTGAG GAGGAGGAACCAGATCCAGGGAACCTGGAGGTGGACCATGATTTCTTCCAGGACAGGGTGTGGCCCCCTTTGGCCCAGAGGGTACCGGCTTTTGAAACTCTGAAG GTTCGGAGCGCTTGGGCCGGCTATTACGACTACAACACCTTTGACCAGAATGGCGTGGTGGGTCCTCACCCACTGGTCATCAACATGTATTTTGCCACGGGCTTCAGCGGCCACGGGCTCCAGCAGGCCCCTGCCGTGGGGCGAGCTGTGGCGGAGATGGTGCTGGAGGGCCACTTCCAGACCATCAACCTGAGCTCCTTCCTCTTCAGCCGCTTTTACTCGGGAGAGAAGGTCCAGGAGCACAACATCATCTGA
- the FOXRED1 gene encoding FAD-dependent oxidoreductase domain-containing protein 1 isoform X2, which translates to MLRRTLLLGLGRGPLGRGLGTHRGGSILGKVEGRGGYCGSWMAPSSSSVTFRTQDPAHDVKTVGRLGGGDRDGKMSEIKKKIQSILPGGDWNPLYDTSYLPPESSDVVIVGGGVLGLSVAYWLKKLEKPRGAIRVLVVERDHTYSRASTVLSVGGIRQQFSVPENVQLSLFSIDFLRNINEYLAVADDPPLDIQFNPSGYLLLASEKGAAIMENNVKEGAKVCLMSPEQLRNKFPWINTEGVALASYGMEHEGWFDPWCLLQGLRRKVQSMGVLFCRGEVTRFVSSSNLMKTAGGEEVNLKRIHEVHVKIDQSLEYQPVECAIVVNAAGAWSGQVAELAGIGKGPPGTLQGTKLPVELRKRYVYLWHCPQGPGLETPFVIDPSGTYFRREGLGHNYLGGCSPTEEEEPDPGNLEVDHDFFQDRVWPPLAQRVPAFETLKVRSAWAGYYDYNTFDQNGVVGPHPLVINMYFATGFSGHGLQQAPAVGRAVAEMVLEGHFQTINLSSFLFSRFYSGEKVQEHNII; encoded by the exons ATGCTTCGCAGGACGTTGCTTTTGGGCTTGGGCCGGGGCCCCTTGGGCCGGGGTCTAGGCACACACAGAGGAGGCTCTATTCTGGGTAAAGTTGAGGGCCGCGGAGGGTATTGTGGTTCTTGGATGGCCCCAAgctccagctctgtgaccttccGGACTCAGGACCCGGCCCACGACGTAAAGACAGTGGGTcggctgggaggagggg ACCGAGATGGAAAGATGTCTGAGATCAAGAAGAAGATCCAGTCAATCCTTCCCGGCGGGGACTGGAATCCACTGTACGACACCAGCTACCTGCCCCCTGAGAGCTCGGATGTGGTgattgtggggggtggggtgcttgGCCTGTCCGTGGCCTATTGGCTGAAGAAGTTGGAGAAGCCACGAGGTGCCATTCGAGTGCTGGTGGTGGAACGGGACCACACG TATTCCCGGGCCTCCACTGTGCTTTCCGTGGGCGGGATTCGTCAGCAGTTCTCGGTGCCTGAGAACGTCCAGCTCTCCCTCTTTTCAATTGACTTTCTACGGAACATCAAT GAGTACCTGGCTGTAGCTGATGACCCTCCCCTGGACATCCAGTTCAACCCATCAGGTTATCTCTTGCTGGCTTCAGAAAAGGGTGCTGCCATCATGGAGAACAACGTGAAG GAAGGAGCCAAAGTTTGCCTGATGTCTCCTGAGCAGCTTCGGAACAAATTTCCCTGGATAAACACAGAGGGCGTGGCTTTGGCATCTTATG GGATGGAGCACGAAGGTTGGTTTGACCCCTGGTGTCTGCTCCAGGGGCTTCGGCGAAAGGTCCAGTCCATGGGGGTCCTCTTCTGCCGCGGAGAGGTGACAC GTTTCGTGTCTTCGTCTAACCTCATGAAGACTGCAGGTGGGGAAGAAGTGAATTTGAAAAGGATCCACGAAGTTCAT GTGAAGATAGACCAAAGCCTGGAGTACCAGCCCGTGGAATGTGCCATAGTGGTCAACGCAGCAGGGGCCTGGTCTGGCCAGGTTGCAGAGCTGGCTGGCATTGGGAAGGGGCCACCTGGCACCCTCCAAGGCACCAAGCTACCTGTGGAGCTGAGAAAAAG GTACGTGTACTTGTGGCACTGCCCCCAGGGACCAGGCCTGGAGACCCCATTCGTTATAGACCCCAGTGGAACCTATTTCCGCCGAGAAGGATTAGGCCATAACTACCTGGGTGGCTGTAGCCCCACTGAG GAGGAGGAACCAGATCCAGGGAACCTGGAGGTGGACCATGATTTCTTCCAGGACAGGGTGTGGCCCCCTTTGGCCCAGAGGGTACCGGCTTTTGAAACTCTGAAG GTTCGGAGCGCTTGGGCCGGCTATTACGACTACAACACCTTTGACCAGAATGGCGTGGTGGGTCCTCACCCACTGGTCATCAACATGTATTTTGCCACGGGCTTCAGCGGCCACGGGCTCCAGCAGGCCCCTGCCGTGGGGCGAGCTGTGGCGGAGATGGTGCTGGAGGGCCACTTCCAGACCATCAACCTGAGCTCCTTCCTCTTCAGCCGCTTTTACTCGGGAGAGAAGGTCCAGGAGCACAACATCATCTGA
- the FOXRED1 gene encoding FAD-dependent oxidoreductase domain-containing protein 1 isoform X3 has product MLRRTLLLGLGRGPLGRGLGTHRGGSILDRDGKMSEIKKKIQSILPGGDWNPLYDTSYLPPESSDVVIVGGGVLGLSVAYWLKKLEKPRGAIRVLVVERDHTYSRASTVLSVGGIRQQFSVPENVQLSLFSIDFLRNINEYLAVADDPPLDIQFNPSGYLLLASEKGAAIMENNVKVQRQEGAKVCLMSPEQLRNKFPWINTEGVALASYGMEHEGWFDPWCLLQGLRRKVQSMGVLFCRGEVTRFVSSSNLMKTAGGEEVNLKRIHEVHVKIDQSLEYQPVECAIVVNAAGAWSGQVAELAGIGKGPPGTLQGTKLPVELRKRYVYLWHCPQGPGLETPFVIDPSGTYFRREGLGHNYLGGCSPTEEEEPDPGNLEVDHDFFQDRVWPPLAQRVPAFETLKVRSAWAGYYDYNTFDQNGVVGPHPLVINMYFATGFSGHGLQQAPAVGRAVAEMVLEGHFQTINLSSFLFSRFYSGEKVQEHNII; this is encoded by the exons ATGCTTCGCAGGACGTTGCTTTTGGGCTTGGGCCGGGGCCCCTTGGGCCGGGGTCTAGGCACACACAGAGGAGGCTCTATTCTGG ACCGAGATGGAAAGATGTCTGAGATCAAGAAGAAGATCCAGTCAATCCTTCCCGGCGGGGACTGGAATCCACTGTACGACACCAGCTACCTGCCCCCTGAGAGCTCGGATGTGGTgattgtggggggtggggtgcttgGCCTGTCCGTGGCCTATTGGCTGAAGAAGTTGGAGAAGCCACGAGGTGCCATTCGAGTGCTGGTGGTGGAACGGGACCACACG TATTCCCGGGCCTCCACTGTGCTTTCCGTGGGCGGGATTCGTCAGCAGTTCTCGGTGCCTGAGAACGTCCAGCTCTCCCTCTTTTCAATTGACTTTCTACGGAACATCAAT GAGTACCTGGCTGTAGCTGATGACCCTCCCCTGGACATCCAGTTCAACCCATCAGGTTATCTCTTGCTGGCTTCAGAAAAGGGTGCTGCCATCATGGAGAACAACGTGAAGGtgcagag GCAGGAAGGAGCCAAAGTTTGCCTGATGTCTCCTGAGCAGCTTCGGAACAAATTTCCCTGGATAAACACAGAGGGCGTGGCTTTGGCATCTTATG GGATGGAGCACGAAGGTTGGTTTGACCCCTGGTGTCTGCTCCAGGGGCTTCGGCGAAAGGTCCAGTCCATGGGGGTCCTCTTCTGCCGCGGAGAGGTGACAC GTTTCGTGTCTTCGTCTAACCTCATGAAGACTGCAGGTGGGGAAGAAGTGAATTTGAAAAGGATCCACGAAGTTCAT GTGAAGATAGACCAAAGCCTGGAGTACCAGCCCGTGGAATGTGCCATAGTGGTCAACGCAGCAGGGGCCTGGTCTGGCCAGGTTGCAGAGCTGGCTGGCATTGGGAAGGGGCCACCTGGCACCCTCCAAGGCACCAAGCTACCTGTGGAGCTGAGAAAAAG GTACGTGTACTTGTGGCACTGCCCCCAGGGACCAGGCCTGGAGACCCCATTCGTTATAGACCCCAGTGGAACCTATTTCCGCCGAGAAGGATTAGGCCATAACTACCTGGGTGGCTGTAGCCCCACTGAG GAGGAGGAACCAGATCCAGGGAACCTGGAGGTGGACCATGATTTCTTCCAGGACAGGGTGTGGCCCCCTTTGGCCCAGAGGGTACCGGCTTTTGAAACTCTGAAG GTTCGGAGCGCTTGGGCCGGCTATTACGACTACAACACCTTTGACCAGAATGGCGTGGTGGGTCCTCACCCACTGGTCATCAACATGTATTTTGCCACGGGCTTCAGCGGCCACGGGCTCCAGCAGGCCCCTGCCGTGGGGCGAGCTGTGGCGGAGATGGTGCTGGAGGGCCACTTCCAGACCATCAACCTGAGCTCCTTCCTCTTCAGCCGCTTTTACTCGGGAGAGAAGGTCCAGGAGCACAACATCATCTGA
- the TIRAP gene encoding toll/interleukin-1 receptor domain-containing adapter protein isoform X3, which translates to MASSTSSAPRSRSRKPLGKMADWFRQALSKKPKKILESSDGPSSDVSQPSSQDHPPRLGLSSTSSPTHVVASSSGSSSGRWSKDYDVCVCHSEEDLAAAQELVSYLEGSTASLRCFLQLRDATPGGAIVSELCQALSNSHCRVLLITPGFLQDPWCKYQMLQALSEAPGAEGRTIPLMSGLARAAYPAELRFMYFVDGRGPDGGFRQVKEAVMRYLQTIS; encoded by the exons ATGGCATCATCAACCTCCTCAGCTCCTCGCTCCCGGTCCAGGAAGCCTCTGGGCAAGATGGCTG ACTGGTTCAGGCAGGCCCTGTCGAAGAAGCCCAAGAAGATACTGGAATCCTCAGACGGCCCCTCCAGTGACGTCTCACAGCCGAGCTCCCAGGACCACCCCCCACGCCTGGGCCTCAGCTCAACCTCGTCTCCAACACACGTGGTCgccagcagcagcggcagcagcagcggccGCTGGAGCAAGGACTACGATGTCTGTGTGTGCCACAGCGAGGAGGACCTGGCAGCCGCCCAGGAGCTGGTCTCCTACCTGGAAGGCAGCACTGCCAGCCTGCGCTGCTTCCTGCAGCTGCGGGATGCAACCCCAGGCGGCGCCATCGTGTCCGagctgtgccaggcactgagcaaCAGTCACTGCCGCGTGCTGCTCATCACCCCAGGCTTCCTGCAGGACCCGTGGTGCAAGTACCAGATGCTGCAGGCCCTGAGTGAGGCTCCCGGGGCGGAGGGCCGCACCATCCCCCTGATGTCAGGCCTCGCCAGAGCCGCCTACCCCGCTGAGCTCCGGTTCATGTACTTTGTGGACGGCCGGGGCCCCGACGGTGGCTTTCGCCAAGTCAAGGAAGCTGTCATGCGTT ATCTGCAGACCATCAGCTGA
- the TIRAP gene encoding toll/interleukin-1 receptor domain-containing adapter protein isoform X1 produces MASSTSSAPRSRSRKPLGKMADWFRQALSKKPKKILESSDGPSSDVSQPSSQDHPPRLGLSSTSSPTHVVASSSGSSSGRWSKDYDVCVCHSEEDLAAAQELVSYLEGSTASLRCFLQLRDATPGGAIVSELCQALSNSHCRVLLITPGFLQDPWCKYQMLQALSEAPGAEGRTIPLMSGLARAAYPAELRFMYFVDGRGPDGGFRQVKEAVMRCKLLGVRENGKVASATASDRLRLLGDSHCSPVAQDAGSGKGWKLFQVLCTWVSPLVK; encoded by the exons ATGGCATCATCAACCTCCTCAGCTCCTCGCTCCCGGTCCAGGAAGCCTCTGGGCAAGATGGCTG ACTGGTTCAGGCAGGCCCTGTCGAAGAAGCCCAAGAAGATACTGGAATCCTCAGACGGCCCCTCCAGTGACGTCTCACAGCCGAGCTCCCAGGACCACCCCCCACGCCTGGGCCTCAGCTCAACCTCGTCTCCAACACACGTGGTCgccagcagcagcggcagcagcagcggccGCTGGAGCAAGGACTACGATGTCTGTGTGTGCCACAGCGAGGAGGACCTGGCAGCCGCCCAGGAGCTGGTCTCCTACCTGGAAGGCAGCACTGCCAGCCTGCGCTGCTTCCTGCAGCTGCGGGATGCAACCCCAGGCGGCGCCATCGTGTCCGagctgtgccaggcactgagcaaCAGTCACTGCCGCGTGCTGCTCATCACCCCAGGCTTCCTGCAGGACCCGTGGTGCAAGTACCAGATGCTGCAGGCCCTGAGTGAGGCTCCCGGGGCGGAGGGCCGCACCATCCCCCTGATGTCAGGCCTCGCCAGAGCCGCCTACCCCGCTGAGCTCCGGTTCATGTACTTTGTGGACGGCCGGGGCCCCGACGGTGGCTTTCGCCAAGTCAAGGAAGCTGTCATGCGTTGTAAGCTATTAGGGGTAAGGGAGAATGGGAAGGTGGCTTCGGCCACAGCATCTGATCGACTTCGGCTTTTAGGAGACAGTCACTGTAGCCCAGTAGCTCAAGATGCAGGCTCTGGAAAAGGCTGGAAGTTATTCCAAGTCCTTTGTACTTGGGTTTCCCCACTGGTAAAGTGA
- the TIRAP gene encoding toll/interleukin-1 receptor domain-containing adapter protein isoform X2: MASSTSSAPRSRSRKPLGKMADWFRQALSKKPKKILESSDGPSSDVSQPSSQDHPPRLGLSSTSSPTHVVASSSGSSSGRWSKDYDVCVCHSEEDLAAAQELVSYLEGSTASLRCFLQLRDATPGGAIVSELCQALSNSHCRVLLITPGFLQDPWCKYQMLQALSEAPGAEGRTIPLMSGLARAAYPAELRFMYFVDGRGPDGGFRQVKEAVMRCKLLGICRPSADTSITTGPRKLEQSRKSS, encoded by the exons ATGGCATCATCAACCTCCTCAGCTCCTCGCTCCCGGTCCAGGAAGCCTCTGGGCAAGATGGCTG ACTGGTTCAGGCAGGCCCTGTCGAAGAAGCCCAAGAAGATACTGGAATCCTCAGACGGCCCCTCCAGTGACGTCTCACAGCCGAGCTCCCAGGACCACCCCCCACGCCTGGGCCTCAGCTCAACCTCGTCTCCAACACACGTGGTCgccagcagcagcggcagcagcagcggccGCTGGAGCAAGGACTACGATGTCTGTGTGTGCCACAGCGAGGAGGACCTGGCAGCCGCCCAGGAGCTGGTCTCCTACCTGGAAGGCAGCACTGCCAGCCTGCGCTGCTTCCTGCAGCTGCGGGATGCAACCCCAGGCGGCGCCATCGTGTCCGagctgtgccaggcactgagcaaCAGTCACTGCCGCGTGCTGCTCATCACCCCAGGCTTCCTGCAGGACCCGTGGTGCAAGTACCAGATGCTGCAGGCCCTGAGTGAGGCTCCCGGGGCGGAGGGCCGCACCATCCCCCTGATGTCAGGCCTCGCCAGAGCCGCCTACCCCGCTGAGCTCCGGTTCATGTACTTTGTGGACGGCCGGGGCCCCGACGGTGGCTTTCGCCAAGTCAAGGAAGCTGTCATGCGTTGTAAGCTATTAGGG ATCTGCAGACCATCAGCTGACACTTCTATCACCACAGGACCCAGAAAGTTGGAGCAAAGCCGGAAATCGAGTTAG